A genomic segment from Glycine soja cultivar W05 chromosome 18, ASM419377v2, whole genome shotgun sequence encodes:
- the LOC114397750 gene encoding senescence associated gene 20-like, which translates to MRMLTGDSAADNSFRFVPQSIAAFGSTVIVEGCDSARNIAWVHAWTVTDGMITQIREYFNTALTVTRIHDSGEIVPARSGAGRLPCVWESSVSGRVGKSVPGLVLAI; encoded by the coding sequence ATGCGCATGCTCACCGGCGACTCCGCCGCCGACAACTCCTTCCGATTCGTTCCGCAGTCCATCGCCGCCTTCGGCTCCACCGTCATCGTCGAGGGCTGCGACTCCGCCCGCAACATTGCCTGGGTCCACGCCTGGACCGTCACTGATGGGATGATCACTCAAATCAGAGAGTACTTCAACACCGCCCTCACCGTCACTCGCATCCACGATTCCGGCGAGATTGTTCCGGCCAGATCCGGCGCCGGCCGTTTGCCCTGCGTCTGGGAGAGCAGCGTCTCCGGTCGGGTCGGGAAATCCGTCCCCGGTTTGGTTCTcgcaatataa